In a single window of the Notamacropus eugenii isolate mMacEug1 chromosome 4, mMacEug1.pri_v2, whole genome shotgun sequence genome:
- the PEX11G gene encoding peroxisomal membrane protein 11C has protein sequence MAALSGLVSSLESYRGRDRLVRTLSYGCQLIGGLLAEQSSVRSEVGKRLLVISAQLSHCRTVLRLFDDLAMLAYSKQYGLGAKEEDTIIRCLSVINNLADQLYYPCEHVAWAADAKIIHINSTRWWILSTALWGLSLLLGIVRSLKIIVNLRRKLRNPTGKSVSKSFRRQKKMIETQVKSEILTLLSNLADLANAIHWLPPGFLWAGRFPSWLVGLMGTISSLISVYQASGSHSEKPDDS, from the exons ATGGCGGCGCTCAGCGGCCTAGTGTCTTCGCTGGAGTCCTATAGAGGCCGGGACCGCTTG GTTAGGACCTTGAGCTATGGCTGTCAGCTGATTGGTGGGCTCCTGGCTGAGCAATCTTCTGTCAGGTCTGAAGTAGGGAAGAGGCTTCTGGTGATTTCTGCACAGCTCAGCCACTGCAGGACCGTCTTGCGGTTGTTTGATGACCTGGCTATGCTTGCATACAGCAAGCAGTATGGCCTGGGTGCAAAG GAGGAAGATACTATCATCCGCTGCCTGTCTGTCATCAATAACCTTGCTGATCAGCTCTATTACCCTTGTGAGCACGTTGCCTGGGCTGCTGATGCTAAGATTATTCACATCAACTCTACCAGGTGGTGGATACTAAGTACAGCCCTTTGGGGCCTTTCACTTCTCCTAGGAATTGTACG atcactGAAGATTATAGTGAATctgagaaggaaattaagaaaTCCTACAGGAAAATCTGTTAG CAAATCTTTTAGAAGACAAAAGAAGATGATTGAAACTCAGGTGAAGTCAGAAATTTTAACCCTTCTTAGCAATTTGGCTGATCTAGCCAATGCCATCCACTGGTTGCCTCCAGGATTCCTCTGGGCAGGACGATTTCCTTCATGGCTTGTGGGTCTCATGGGCACCATATCCTCTCTCATTAGTGTGTACCAAGCATCTGGGTCTCACTCTGAAAAGCCGGATGACTCTTGA